One Tiliqua scincoides isolate rTilSci1 chromosome 9, rTilSci1.hap2, whole genome shotgun sequence DNA segment encodes these proteins:
- the LOC136660331 gene encoding arylacetamide deacetylase-like 4: MASLAKSLACLLVSVFSLPAIILGCAVFQYAKAVLPPGIDQPLKVRFYFTLFLSVMALGFVLEKLGLQSLLGTLRLLVNGVLPFKDPSILIQNEDFGEVPVRIYQSKKTGTERRKAVLFFHGGAGTFGSIDAYERICRHIAKETDSVVVAVGYHVAPENPYPNQYTECLKATVHLMKNSEAYQVDSSRVILSGDSFGATLATYVCQLLVNRQDLPKVYAQVLIYPALQGIDFSLPSYQQNRRVPLLWSELIVYFGCRFLNADLSILNDILKNCHVPEAIRLKYRKWVSADLIPEEFKVRGYKPEDFALRQFKPKVYEEIKQVFEVSFSPLLAEDAIISKLPQTCLVTCEFDPLRDDGLLYKKRLEDHGVPVTWLHIKDGNHGMAVLFGYGVFSLPSAERIVRDTTTFIKNV, encoded by the exons ATGGCATCCCTTGCGAAGTCCCTTGCGTGCCTTCTTGTCTCAGTGTTCAGCCTTCCAGCCATCATTCTGGGCTGTGCTGTCTTCCAATATGCCAAAGCTGTCCTGCCTCCTGGAATTGACCAACCACTAAAGGTCCGCTTCTATTTCACTCTGTTCTTGTCAGTGATGGCTTTG GGTTTCGTTTTGGAGAAACTGGGACTTCAAAGCCTGCTTGGAACACTTCGACTTCTGGTAAATGGAGTGCTTCCTTTCAAGGACCCATCAATTCTCATCCAAAATGAGGACTTTGGTGAGGTGCCGGTGAGGATTTATCAGTCTAAAAAAACAGGCACTGAAAGAAGGAAAGCGGTCCTTTTCTTCCACGGAGGTGCGGGCACATTCGGAAGCATCG ATGCCTATGAGAGAATATGCCGGCATATCGCCAAAGAAACTGATTCCGTGGTGGTAGCTGTAGG GTATCATGTGGCTCCTGAGAATCCTTATCCAAACCAATATACTGAATGTCTCAAGGCTACAGTCCATCTGATGAAGAATTCAGAGGCCTATCAGGTGGACTCCTCCCGTGTCATTCTTAGTGGTGACAGCTTTGGAGCAACTTTGGCCACTTATGTTTGCCAGTTACTGGTAAACAGACAAGACCTCCCCAAAGTGTACGCCCAAGTCTTAATCTATCCGGCACTACAGGGAATAGACTTCTCTTTGCCTTCGTATCAACAGAACCGCAGAGTCCCACTCCTGTGGTCTGAACTTATAGTCTATTTTGGCTGCCGTTTCCTTAACGCAGACCTGTCCATCCTGAacgatattttaaaaaattgccacgTTCCTGAGGCGATCAGGCTGAAGTATAGGAAGTGGGTAAGTGCAGACCTCATTCCGGAAGAGTTCAAGGTCAGAGGCTACAAACCAGAAGACTTTGCCTTGCGTCAATTTAAGCCAAAGGTATATGAAGAAATAAAGCAAGTTTTTGAAGTTTCATTTTCACCACTTCTTGCCGAAGATGCTATCATCAGCAAGCTCCCCCAGACGTGCCTGGTGACCTGCGAATTTGATCCACTCAGAGACGACGGACTGTTGTACAAGAAACggttggaagaccatggtgtgcCGGTCACGTGGCTCCACATTAAGGATGGCAACCACGGAATGGCTGTCCTTTTTGGCTATGGAGTCTTCTCATTACCGTCTGCAGAACGAATTGTGAGGGACACCACAACATTTATCAAAAATGTATGA